The following are encoded in a window of Ruficoccus amylovorans genomic DNA:
- a CDS encoding IS3 family transposase, whose product MVSPGHKREAVREVAESGTCSLRAACRYLRLHWSSFCYRAKTATDKMVRLVRAIIAVSRTNPRYGYRRVRALLANEGWQVSRKLVQKVRRAEGLGVKPPRPRQRRQGKSTGKIPTAATHPRHVWSWDFVADRTDNGAPLRVLSLIDEFTRQCISLTVARGLKSADIVAALDKAIAKHGAPEHIRSDNGPEFIATATKDYLESKRIKTLYIEPGSPWQNPHVESFHNRLQDECLKQEWFLSLTEARVVIENWRRKYNSQHPHSRLGFISPDAFAKLWHQTKAVLGSVRPTGSLHQALPQTITQPT is encoded by the coding sequence ATGGTAAGCCCGGGGCACAAGCGCGAAGCGGTGCGCGAGGTGGCCGAGTCGGGAACGTGCTCGTTACGGGCCGCCTGTCGGTATCTTCGTCTGCACTGGTCGAGCTTCTGCTACCGGGCTAAAACCGCCACCGACAAGATGGTTCGCCTCGTGCGTGCGATCATCGCGGTGAGCCGGACCAACCCGCGCTACGGTTATCGTCGCGTACGAGCGCTGCTGGCCAACGAAGGCTGGCAGGTCAGCCGCAAGCTGGTACAAAAGGTACGCCGGGCTGAAGGGCTGGGCGTGAAGCCGCCGCGCCCCCGGCAACGGCGTCAGGGCAAGTCCACCGGCAAGATCCCGACCGCGGCGACGCATCCGCGGCACGTGTGGAGTTGGGACTTCGTGGCGGATCGCACCGACAATGGAGCGCCTCTGCGGGTGCTCAGTCTGATCGACGAGTTTACCCGCCAGTGCATCAGCCTGACGGTGGCTCGCGGGCTGAAGTCAGCCGACATCGTCGCGGCCTTGGACAAAGCCATCGCCAAGCACGGTGCTCCCGAGCACATCCGTTCCGACAACGGGCCGGAGTTTATCGCTACGGCGACCAAGGACTACCTGGAATCCAAACGCATCAAAACCCTCTACATCGAGCCGGGCTCGCCCTGGCAAAACCCTCACGTGGAGAGCTTCCACAACCGCCTGCAGGACGAGTGCCTCAAGCAGGAGTGGTTCCTCTCCCTGACCGAAGCGCGCGTCGTCATCGAAAACTGGCGACGCAAATACAACAGCCAGCATCCGCACAGCCGTTTGGGCTTTATATCCCCCGACGCCTTTGCCAAACTCTGGCATCAAACCAAGGCAGTGCTTGGCTCCGTTCGCCCTACGGGCTCACTGCACCAAGCACTCCCGCAAACCATAACCCAACCAACATAA